The stretch of DNA ATTTCCGCGTCGGCAAGACAGCGGTTGAGATGACGAATTGGCAGACTCAAGACGCCGCCGACCCGCAACAACTAGCACAGAAGCTGGAGCCTCTGGCCCAATCGATTGCCGAGAACCTAAAATAAAAGACATCGATTATTTAGTAGGATCAAACCGCACCTGATATCAGGTGCGGTTTGATTGTTTAGGGGAGAATTTACACTAGTAATAATCGACAATTAATTCCCCTTTTGGCTCTACCGCATCGGGATTGATAAACAAATATCCGATCCCATTTTCAATCCCACGCAAGAGATAGCGTAATATATTGTTTTCATCCGTTGCATTGACAATTTCTTCACTTTGTACAAAGTCATCAGGCCCCGTTAGATATTGACCGGCGAAAAAGTAACCCTGTGGGTGGGAATGAACACGGTGAATCCAGGAAGGAAACCCGCCCAACTTGGTTCGATGAACGATCTGTCTGTTTAAGGCTTGTTCATTTTCCGCCCATGCCTTCCTATCGTAGCACTTCCATTTCTCCTCATCCGGCAAGGGTTCTTCATATTGAACCCACTCGACCACCCGTGCTTCCGCCAGCATCAAAGATTCGTCAAATGAAGGCGGTGCCGCCGTTAAGCCGGCTACCAAATCGTCTCGATCCACAATCACGACTGCATTTGCTCCCGCTTCACGATCAAAGGTACTACAATCGTCTTGACAAGAAAACAAAAATAAAACTCGTCCCTCTTTTCCCAATGAAAACCGCTGTGGATGGGAAGAAAACTGGGCCAAAAACGTCAGCGGTTCCCCACATTCCCCACAGAGCGGCCAACGTTCCGGTGGCAATCCCCATGGGAGTCCGCCAAACTTGTCCTCTAAGGACGTCTGTTTCGGTACGTAATCACCCAGTGTCACTTTGGGGGTATAGCAAAACATCCTTTTTCCCTCTCCCTTTCACTTGATATTAAACTCTTTTCGCCAATGAAGCTGAAGCTTCCACAATTCTGCGATTGGGACCGCTTTTCTGGACACCGATTCAATATTTTTCCCTTCACGCGTCCATAAAAACGGGTAAAAAGAATAGCCTTGATCCCCGTGCAGCGATTGCACATCTTGTTCCCAGCCCGTCCAGTAAAAAGGCTGATAAAACTTTTTGATATCTCCAGTCATCGCCCAATCGATAAACTGCGGATAAGTCAGATCCAACGCTTCCCACTCAAGTGTATCCGGCGCCAAATAAACGATTTTCCCCACTGTTCCTGAAACGCCACCGCCATTTAAGGCAAAAAAGCCACCCAAAACATCATCGGCCACAAGCAACAGTCCCGGCCAGCGATTCTGCTTTTGCTCCGGATCAATCACATTCCATGTTTGCACATCCCGCTGCATACGATCATGCCCGGACCCCAGTATGCGTAACCACCCGTGATCAATGATGATTCCACCGGTATGATAGGCAATATGGCCCAAAATGGAATGGGTCGTCACCTGGAGATAGTGGAGTACCGGTTTATTGGCATCCGTATTTTCAGGCAAAAACTGAACCGTACGCTCACTCTCCTCTTTCCACTGCTGTAACAACTGT from Desmospora activa DSM 45169 encodes:
- a CDS encoding DUF1963 domain-containing protein → MFCYTPKVTLGDYVPKQTSLEDKFGGLPWGLPPERWPLCGECGEPLTFLAQFSSHPQRFSLGKEGRVLFLFSCQDDCSTFDREAGANAVVIVDRDDLVAGLTAAPPSFDESLMLAEARVVEWVQYEEPLPDEEKWKCYDRKAWAENEQALNRQIVHRTKLGGFPSWIHRVHSHPQGYFFAGQYLTGPDDFVQSEEIVNATDENNILRYLLRGIENGIGYLFINPDAVEPKGELIVDYY
- a CDS encoding DUF2625 family protein, whose product is MKPLSELIVDSSDTKQLLQQWKEESERTVQFLPENTDANKPVLHYLQVTTHSILGHIAYHTGGIIIDHGWLRILGSGHDRMQRDVQTWNVIDPEQKQNRWPGLLLVADDVLGGFFALNGGGVSGTVGKIVYLAPDTLEWEALDLTYPQFIDWAMTGDIKKFYQPFYWTGWEQDVQSLHGDQGYSFYPFLWTREGKNIESVSRKAVPIAELWKLQLHWRKEFNIK